The sequence below is a genomic window from Streptomyces sp. NBC_00582.
CCAGGTCCCGTCCGGCAGCCGCGCCCGCAGCCGCACCCGGTGGGTGACCCCCTGCTCGCGGCCCACGTAGAAGCCGTACGCCGCCCTGCCGCGCGGTGGCGTCCCGCCCCACACCAGCGAGGTGACCGTCGCCCCGTCGAGCTGGATCCCGTACTCGGTGACCACCCCGTCCACGCGCGGCGCCACCCAGGACAGATCGATGTAGTACGCCCCGTCGGCCGCGCGGCGGGTCGTGGCGCGAAAGCCCGTGGGAGCCGTGCCGGTCCCCTCGTCGGCGCCCGGCGCGGTGGTCACGCGCACGGCCGGCCCGGCCGGGGACAGATGGTCGGCGGCGTCGCGCGCCCGGACGGTGAACACATACGCGGTGCCCGGCCGCAGCCCCGTGACGACCGTCGCCGTCTGGCCCCCGCCGACGCTGTGGATCCTCGTACCGCCCTGCTGGATGTCGTACGACACCACCTCGCGGTCGTCCGTCGACGCCGACCAGGACAGCTGGACCGCCCGGCTTCCCACGGCCCGGCCGGTGACCGCGCCCGGGCGGGTCGGGGCGGAGGTGTCCGCCGGGGCCGCCGCCGGTGTCGTCGCCCGCACCCGCCGGCTGGGCGGACCGAGCCGGCCGGCGCCGTCCCGGGCCCGCACGGTGAAGACGTACGAGGTGGCCGGGGCCAGCCGTACGACGTCCAGCATGTGCGCGGAGCCGGACACGTCACCGACCTTCGCCGTGCCCCGGTAGACCTCGTACCCGTCGACCGGCGGATCCGCGAGGACCGCGTTCCACATGACGTGCACGCTGGTCGCGCTCCCCGCCCGCGCCGTCACCCCGCTCGGAGCACCGGGGGCCCGCCCCTCGTCCCCGCCGCCGGGCGCGCACCCGCACGCCATGGCCAGCGCCAGCCCGCAGAGCATCACACGTCGCACGGCTTCGCCTCCCGGCCCGGCGCGGCGGTATTGGTCCGGACCAATATGGCGCGGTGGTCCGGGCTCATCAAGATGGCGAACACATGAAGACGGCCACGCGAGTCCGGGGGTTGCGTGACTACTCGGGAAAGTTACGTATGCTGAACCTCCTCCCGGCGCGAACTCTCCTTGACGGAGGCCTGGTTCGGGCCGATGGCGCGGACCGCTGTCGTCGCTGATCCCGCGCCGGCGCGCGGGCCGGGGGGCCGGGGCCGAGCAGGCACCGGCCCCCCGCCCCCTGTCGGGCCGTCAGAAGCGTGCACCGTACGGC
It includes:
- a CDS encoding fibronectin type III domain-containing protein, whose translation is MLCGLALAMACGCAPGGGDEGRAPGAPSGVTARAGSATSVHVMWNAVLADPPVDGYEVYRGTAKVGDVSGSAHMLDVVRLAPATSYVFTVRARDGAGRLGPPSRRVRATTPAAAPADTSAPTRPGAVTGRAVGSRAVQLSWSASTDDREVVSYDIQQGGTRIHSVGGGQTATVVTGLRPGTAYVFTVRARDAADHLSPAGPAVRVTTAPGADEGTGTAPTGFRATTRRAADGAYYIDLSWVAPRVDGVVTEYGIQLDGATVTSLVWGGTPPRGRAAYGFYVGREQGVTHRVRLRARLPDGTWGAYSAERTVTTGT